From Toxorhynchites rutilus septentrionalis strain SRP chromosome 2, ASM2978413v1, whole genome shotgun sequence, a single genomic window includes:
- the LOC129766874 gene encoding uncharacterized protein LOC129766874, whose protein sequence is MDVNRLDGTPNPRPEHSCVACERPDSAENLVACDKCSSWWHYTCAGVTDSVEHKEWTCSGCLPVPTIATSVRSLTSSRRANLQVKRLAEKQEIERKQLELEKKQLELQKKHTQEKFDLEESLAEEEDNRSVRSRVNEIESRKKQVSAWVDQHAPAKHLLVVPSSDPVAALTGVSQPTLSCNNNPANFQQTDNAVSFDPGMMSGLQLLQQQLEQCQQQSEPTLEQIKMLETQLQSFRIQLQERKQSTPLSHPTLTTSKGAIPKTNHFVDRNTCDRVLPTTTVPMMVPSEQYPISKPVPTEQPRISHARSNPPPVPVPIEQQRTHQARSSIQLASFSNEQPRSHNVSSSFFPHVSVPREQPLAHETPVNTSASAPLPFEQPPNYPAHSNRAAAPANEVLQRPSPEQLAARQVMPRDLPEFTGDPEEWPIFFSSFSNSTAACGFSNVENLARLQRCLKGSALKSVRYYLLSPDSVPEVINTLRTLYGRPEIIINKLIRTVRETPAPKSERLDSLIDFGMSVRNLTQHLIAAGQQAHLVNPALLQELVEKLPANVKLQWAQHLSFIPHASLQNFSNFMSAIVESVSKVIVITGGEYSAKHEKSRTKDKSYVHAHVENSASDSAAKEKADQGKVCLFCGKAGHRLKDCTKFQHLPVDDRWKSIQSLKVCRTCLNPHGRRTCRNSSQCGIDGCQYRHHRLLHNKVETVAKKTPGTSRVEDHAHHHHEQSILFRIIPITIHGNSKSVTAFAFLDEGSSATLAERSLVEELGVEGPNVPLCLKWTANMTRTEDESQIVSLEVSEIDRNNRFHLVNVRTVESLNLPSQTLCFEKLLEDHPHLKGLPVRSYENVTPKLLIGLRNLKLAVPLKIKKGESGVIATKTRLGWCVYGSLNAKTTKQDYEELNYHVCECQSEEKLERLVKDYFNVEDCGVSNVEIVESTTDVRARQIMEGTTRRIGNRFETGLLWRTDYVELPDSFPMALRRLQCLERRMDKDLVLKENIHRQVQEYQDKGFAHLATADELADADPRRTWYLPLGVVCNPKKPEKVRLIWDAAAKVDGISLNSLLLSGPDLLVSLISVQFHFRQYPVAVSGDIKEMFHQTRVIKQDRSSQRFLFRSNTNVEPSIYIMDVLTFGATSSPASAQFVKNRNAEEFAGKFPRAASAIRSRHYVDDYLDSFETNEEAKKVSSEEKWVHAQGGFEIRNWSSNRKAVLDHLGQSPNQATKDLSLRSQSERVLGMLWHTEEDSVLFSTIFREKIAALIGTGTRPTKRQVLKCIMSLFDPLGLLACVLVHGKIMMQNIWRSGIKWDEFVDESVYESWTKWISLLDEVNDVRIPRCYFENASTELYRSLEAHVFVDASEAAYAAVVYFRTSNRYGTAKCALVSAKTKVAPLRYVSIPRLELMAAVLGTRLLVFVRSNHSIRINRVIYWSDSEVTLAWIRSEHRRYRPFVACRVGEILSSSNVNDWRYVPSKLNVSDEATKWSNGPCLSASGRWFNGPTFLQLPEEEWPMPKRSLATTDEELRACHLHQEVLILRTPIVYERFSNWNRLLHATAYVIRFGTFRNQKGTKGSISLTHEELKAAEILLWKLIQSEVYPDELTILTKNKTVPICERLILEKSSPLRMLTPMLDDEGVLRVDSRISAAQGVAEDVKFPVILPRKHHVTNLIVDNFHRKLLHGNSETVVKEIRQRFYIAHLRTVVRGIEKRCQWCKVMKAKPSTPRMGPIPEARLSPGVRPFTYIGIDYFGPILVKVNRSAAKRWVCLITCLTIRAVHVEVAYDLSTKSCIACIRRFICRRGSPKEIYSDNGRNFTGAERILQDQIERIEQDAATTFTNTETKWLFIPPSCPHMGGSWERMVRSIKNAMKSIPQDDKLDDEGLQTVLVEAEGIVNSRPLTNLPLDSAEREALTPNHFILGSSSGVVQPITKLKDSANELNASWNLVQKRIDHFWRRWVREYLPTLTKRTKWVEETKPVQPGDLVIVIDDSRRNGWIRGRIVEVTPGSDGRIRQALVQTSSGLFRRPVSKLAVLAVDGLGEIDGSIHSHGEGNVGTITAPATRPTAPSL, encoded by the coding sequence ATGGACGTGAATCGATTGGATGGTACCCCAAATCCCCGACCAGAGCACAGCTGCGTCGCATGTGAGCGACCAGATTCAGCGGAGAACCTTGTCGCCTGCGATAAATGTAGTTCGTGGTGGCATTATACCTGCGCTGGGGTCACAGATTCGGTGGAGCACAAAGAATGGACATGCTCGGGATGTCTTCCCGTACCAACAATAGCAACATCGGTACGATCACTCACGTCAAGTCGCAGAGCGAATCTCCAGGTGAAGCGACTAGCGGAAAAGCAAGAAATTGAACGGAAGCAACTTGAATTGGAGAAGAAGCAACTGGAACTTCAGAAGAAGCACACGCAGGAGAAATTCGATCTGGAAGAGTCGTTAGCGGAAGAAGAAGACAACCGAAGTGTAAGAAGCCGAGTGAACGAGATTGAGTCTCGAAAGAAGCAGGTCTCTGCATGGGTTGATCAGCACGCACCCGCAAAACACCTACTAGTCGTACCATCCTCCGATCCTGTAGCAGCGCTTACTGGAGTTTCACAGCCCACGCTGTCGTGTAACAACAATCCCGCAAATTTCCAGCAAACAGACAACGCAGTGTCGTTTGATCCTGGCATGATGTCAGGGCTTCAATTGCTACAACAACAGCTGGAACAGTGTCAGCAGCAGTCAGAACCGACACTTGAGCAGATCAAGATGCTTGAGACGCAACTGCAAAGCTTTCGAATACAGTTACAAGAGCGAAAACAATCCACTCCACTCTCACACCCTACTCTGACTACATCTAAAGGTGCTATTCCGAAGACAAATCACTTCGTTGATCGAAATACCTGCGACAGGGTCCTTCCCACTACAACCGTACCAATGATGGTACCATCGGAACAATATCCTATCAGTAAACCGGTCCCAACCGAGCAGCCGCGTATCAGTCATGCGCGCTCGAATCCTCCACCTGTGCCGGTCCCAATCGAGCAGCAGCGTACTCATCAAGCGCGCTCGTCAATCCAACTCGCGTCATTTTCTAACGAACAGCCACGTTCTCATAACGTGTCATCGAGTTTCTTCCCACATGTATCGGTTCCACGTGAGCAGCCGTTAGCGCACGAGACGCCCGTGAATACTTCTGCGAGTGCACCGCTGCCATTCGAGCAGCCGCCCAACTATCCTGCGCACTCGAATCGAGCTGCTGCGCCAGCAAACGAAGTGCTTCAACGACCATCCCCGGAACAATTAGCTGCAAGACAGGTTATGCCACGTGATCTACCCGAGTTCACGGGCGATCCAGAGGAGTGGCCGATATTCTTCAGTAGTTTTAGTAACTCCACAGCCGCTTGCGGGTTTAGCAACGTAGAAAACCTGGCTCGTTTGCAACGTTGCCTGAAAGGTAGCGCTCTAAAATCAGTGCGATATTACCTTCTGTCGCCCGATTCTGTCCCGGAAGTGATAAATACACTCCGAACCTTGTATGGTCGGCCCGAGattattataaataaattaattcgaACCGTGCGTGAAACACCTGCTCCCAAATCTGAGAGGCTTGACTCGTTGATAGATTTCGGGATGTCCGTCAGAAACTTGACACAACATCTTATTGCAGCAGGACAGCAAGCGCATCTGGTGAACCCAGCGCTGCTCCAAGaactggttgaaaaattaccagCCAACGTAAAGCTACAGTGGGCGCAGCATCTTTCATTCATTCCTCATGCGAGTTTGCAAAACTTCAGCAACTTCATGTCAGCGATCGTCGAATCGGTCAGCAAAGTCATCGTTATTACTGGCGGGGAATACTCAGCGAAGCATGAGAAATCTCGAACCAAAGACAAAAGTTATGTCCATGCCCACGTCGAAAACTCAGCATCAGATAGTGCCGCGAAAGAAAAAGCGGATCAGGGTAAAGTTTGCTTGTTCTGCGGGAAAGCTGGTCATCGATTGAAAGATTGTACGAAATTCCAACATCTACCGGTGGACGATCGATGGAAAAGTATCCAGTCGCTGAAGGTTTGTCGAACTTGTCTCAATCCGCACGGACGGCGAACATGTCGCAATTCGAGTCAATGTGGGATCGACGGTTGTCAATATCGGCATCATCGATTGCTACACAACAAAGTGGAAACAGTGGCCAAGAAGACCCCGGGAACCTCTCGTGTAGAAGATCACGCACATCACCATCACGAACAATCCATTCTCTTTCGCATTATTCCCATAACGATTCATGGAAATTCAAAGTCTGTCACAGCGTTTGCCTTCTTGGACGAAGGTTCTTCTGCAACGCTTGCTGAACGTAGCTTGGTTGAAGAACTTGGGGTGGAAGGTCCCAACGTCCCGCTTTGCCTTAAATGGACCGCTAACATGACGAGAACCGAAGATGAGTCGCAGATAGTTTCGCTTGAGGTGTCCGAAATAGATCGAAACAATCGATTCCACCTGGTGAACGTACGCACAGTGGAAAGTTTGAATTTACCATCGCAAACGCTGTGCTTCGAAAAGCTTCTAGAGGATCATCCGCACCTGAAAGGACTTCCGGTTCGTAGCTACGAGAATGTAACACCAAAACTGCTAATCGGACTCCGAAACCTGAAATTGGCGGTGCCGTTGAAAATCAAGAAAGGTGAAAGCGGAGTCATAGCGACCAAAACTCGCCTAGGATGGTGTGTCTATGGTAGTCTGAATGCCAAGACAACGAAGCAAGACTACGAAGAACTTAACTACCACGTATGTGAATGCCAATCCGAAGAAAAGCTGGAACGACTGGTCAAAGATTACTTCAATGTGGAGGACTGTGGGGTGAGCAATGTGGAAATTGTGGAATCCACCACAGATGTAAGAGCACGACAAATCATGGAGGGGACGACGCGAAGAATAGGTAACCGTTTTGAAACGGGCCTGCTTTGGAGGACGGATTATGTAGAGCTTCCCGATAGCTTTCCGATGGCCCTACGCCGTCTACAGTGTCTCGAGAGACGCATGGATAAAGACCTCGTTCTCAAAGAAAACATCCACCGACAAGTACAGGAATACCAGGATAAAGGGTTCGCACATCTAGCAACGGCGGACGAGTTAGCCGACGCAGATCCGAGACGAACCTGGTATCTTCCGTTAGGGGTGGTTTGCAATCCGAAGAAACCGGAGAAGGTGCGGCTAATATGGGACGCCGCAGCGAAGGTCGatggaatttctttgaactccTTACTATTGTCCGGTCCTGACCTTCTCGTATCACTGATTTCGGTTCAATTTCATTTCCGTCAGTACCCGGTGGCAGTGAGTGGAGACATCAAAGAGATGTTCCACCAGACGAGAGTTATCAAGCAAGACCGATCCTCTCAGAGATTTTTATTCCGCAGCAACACCAACGTCGAACCTAGTATTTATATAATGGACGTACTAACGTTCGGAGCGACCAGCTCTCCTGCATCAGCCCAATTCGTTAAGAATCGGAATGCGGAAGAGTTTGCAGGCAAGTTCCCGAGGGCAGCCTCTGCCATTCGTAGCAGGCACTACGTCGATGATTACCTTGACAGCTTCGAGACGAACGAGGAGGCGAAGAAGGTATCCAGCGAGGAGAAATGGGTCCATGCGCAAGGAGGATTTGAAATCCGGAATTGGTCATCAAACCGAAAGGCAGTGCTGGACCACTTGGGGCAATCTCCGAATCAAGCAACGAAAGACTTGTCATTGAGGTCGCAATCGGAGCGCGTGTTAGGGATGCTGTGGCATACCGAAGAGGACAGTGTACTTTTTTCTACGATCTTCAGGGAGAAAATTGCGGCACTGATCGGAACGGGAACGAGACCGACGAAACGTCAGGTGCTGAAATGTATAATGAGCCTTTTTGACCCGTTAGGCCTGCTGGCGTGTGTGCTGGTACACGGGAAAATAATGATGCAGAATATTTGGCGTAGCGGCATCAAATGGGATGAGTTTGTCGACGAAAGCGTCTACGAATCGTGGACGAAATGGATTAGCCTGTTGGATGAAGTCAACGATGTTCGGATTCCAAGGTGTTACTTCGAGAATGCGAGCACTGAGCTGTACCGTTCGTTGGAGGCCCATGTGTTCGTCGACGCGAGTGAAGCGGCGTATGCAGCGGTGGTGTACTTCCGAACTAGCAATCGTTATGGAACAGCGAAATGCGCTCTAGTGTCAGCCAAAACGAAGGTGGCTCCTCTTCGATATGTCTCCATCCCTCGGTTGGAGCTGATGGCCGCGGTATTGGGAACCCGGTTGCTGGTATTTGTGCGTTCTAATCATTCCATCCGAATCAACCGCGTCATCTACTGGTCGGACTCCGAAGTGACTCTGGCTTGGATCCGGTCAGAACATCGAAGATATCGCCCTTTCGTAGCCTGTCGCGTTGGAGAAATTCTTTCATCGTCAAACGTAAACGATTGGAGATACGTTCCGAGCAAACTTAACGTCTCAGATGAGGCTACCAAGTGGAGTAATGGACCGTGCCTCAGCGCATCAGGCCGCTGGTTCAATGGCCCAACATTTCTGCAACTGCCAGAGGAGGAGTGGCCTATGCCGAAGAGATCGCTCGCAACTACTGATGAAGAATTGCGAGCATGTCATCTGCATCAAGAAGTGCTCATCCTGCGTACTCCGATAGTATACGAACGCTTCTCCAACTGGAACCGATTGCTGCACGCAACGGCATATGTAATAAGGTTCGGAACTTTTCGCAATCAGAAAGGCACAAAAGGTAGCATATCGTTGACTCACGAGGAATTGAAGGCAGCCGAGATATTGCTTTGGAAACTGATTCAGTCTGAGGTTTATCCAGATGAGTTGACTATTCTTACTAAAAATAAGACAGTACCGATCTGTGAACGACTGATCTTAGAGAAGTCAAGCCCTCTTCGGATGCTTACACCGATGCTTGATGATGAGGGAGTTCTCCGAGTCGACAGTCGCATTTCCGCGGCACAAGGAGTAGCGGAAGATGTGAAGTTCCCAGTGATACTACCGAGAAAACACCACGTCACCAACCTTATCGTCGATAATTTCCATAGGAAGCTTCTCCATGGAAACTCCGAAACGGTGGTCAAAGAAATCCGCCAGCGATTCTACATTGCACATCTGCGCACAGTAGTTCGAGGCATCGAGAAGCGGTGTCAATGGTGCAAGGTGATGAAAGCTAAGCCTTCAACTCCAAGGATGGGTCCTATTCCGGAAGCACGCTTGTCGCCTGGAGTTCGCCCATTTACTTATATCGGCATCGACTACTTTGGGCCAATCCTGGTGAAAGTAAACAGATCCGCAGCAAAACGGTGGGTGTGTCTGATTACGTGTCTCACAATTCGTGCAGTACACGTTGAAGTTGCGTATGATTTATCGACGAAGAGCTGTATCGCCTGTATACGTCGCTTCATCTGTCGCAGAGGGTCACCGAAAGAAATATACTCCGACAATGGTCGGAACTTTACCGGAGCGGAACGAATTCTGCAAGACCAAATCGAGCGAATCGAGCAGGATGCAGCTACGACGTTTACCAACACCGAGACAAAATGGTTATTCATTCCGCCTTCCTGTCCCCACATGGGGGGATCGTGGGAGCGCATGGTACGTTCCATCAAGAACGCCATGAAAAGCATTCCCCAAGATGACAAACTCGACGACGAAGGACTACAAACTGTATTGGTAGAGGCTGAAGGAATTGTCAACTCGCGCCCGCTCACGAACCTACCACTGGACTCAGCAGAGCGAGAAGCACTCACTCCAAACCACTTCATCTTGGGAAGCTCATCTGGAGTAGTGCAGCCAATAACAAAGTTAAAAGACTCTGCTAATGAGCTTAATGCATCCTGGAACCTGGTCCAGAAACGTATCGACCATTTCTGGAGGCGATGGGTTCGGGAATACTTACCCACACTCACCAAACGCACTAAATGGGTTGAAGAGACGAAGCCTGTCCAACCCGGAGACTTGGTCATTGTGATCGACGACAGTAGACGAAATGGGTGGATACGTGGACGAATTGTAGAAGTGACTCCGGGCAGCGATGGACGAATCCGGCAGGCGTTGGTTCAAACATCTAGTGGACTGTTTCGGAGACCTGTCTCAAAGTTGGCGGTGCTGGCTGTAGATGGACTTGGTGAGATTGATGGTTCCATTCATTCTCACGGGGAGGGGAATGTTGGCACGATCACAGCCCCGGCAACTAGGCCCACAGCGCCTTCACTGTAA